A genomic segment from Dechloromonas denitrificans encodes:
- a CDS encoding YbhB/YbcL family Raf kinase inhibitor-like protein, giving the protein MKLTSTAFTDGQRIPGDFSFCIPDPAHHVCLGKNLNPALAWDGAPADTQSFVLICHDPDVPSKGDDVNQEGRTIPASLPRVDFFHWVLIDLPATVNAISQGEFSNTVSPRGKPGPQAAHGTRQGINNYTDWFAGDNDMRGDYYGYDGPCPPWNDEIIHRYIFTLYALDVAHLPVEGRFGGTEVRQAIQGHILAEASLIGTYTLNPKL; this is encoded by the coding sequence ATGAAACTGACCAGCACCGCTTTTACCGATGGGCAACGGATTCCGGGCGATTTTTCCTTTTGCATCCCCGACCCGGCGCACCACGTTTGCCTCGGTAAAAACCTGAATCCCGCATTGGCTTGGGACGGCGCTCCTGCGGACACCCAATCTTTCGTCCTGATCTGCCACGACCCGGACGTCCCCAGCAAGGGCGACGATGTCAATCAGGAAGGCAGAACCATTCCTGCCAGCTTGCCGCGAGTCGATTTTTTCCACTGGGTTTTGATCGACCTGCCTGCCACGGTCAACGCGATTTCCCAGGGCGAATTCAGCAATACCGTTTCACCACGCGGCAAACCCGGCCCTCAAGCCGCCCATGGCACACGCCAGGGGATCAACAATTACACAGACTGGTTTGCTGGCGACAACGACATGCGCGGCGACTACTACGGCTACGACGGCCCATGCCCACCATGGAACGACGAAATCATCCACCGCTACATTTTTACGCTATACGCACTCGATGTCGCGCACCTGCCGGTTGAAGGCCGGTTTGGCGGGACGGAAGTACGACAAGCAATCCAGGGGCATATCCTGGCCGAAGCCAGCCTGATTGGCACGTACACACTCAACCCGAAACTCTGA